A genomic window from Acinetobacter lwoffii includes:
- a CDS encoding DUF6670 family protein, which produces MRFLQDFLDRSKQLNQTPTVSRYPAYHGLTSKYKIIHQGLMIPGLPAPLYYLNFLSIIGQPNAPMLANPSAIETTALDTATVICSSSPHMVGQLHHYSVKQDCHFKSSLFQFLDREQLSGSFPNFRLQRSDSELSFDLNIQTTQLISHFTQMRFSLADHWSLLCHCQGTVSYKAQQYTIDGLGSFEYARSFNFPYLPLAFLTYQIINLSENRQLLLAQIRDGFNRIVQSRIYLRDLKNMRTQMFDRKVYFKVHRVYPRVTTPNRQSMYLPREFEWCYKNADGTCIWVQGQSRGDFKFGLAAGYVGSFSYQVKINEETENGEGGYCEYIDCRPLRFQEENKTEKRLSHLSNSVPLMLKK; this is translated from the coding sequence ATGCGGTTTCTTCAAGATTTTTTAGATCGTTCGAAACAGCTGAATCAGACTCCTACTGTTTCGCGCTATCCCGCCTATCATGGCCTTACCTCAAAATATAAAATTATTCATCAAGGATTAATGATCCCCGGACTTCCGGCACCGCTCTATTATTTAAACTTTCTGAGTATTATTGGGCAACCCAATGCGCCCATGCTGGCAAACCCCAGTGCAATCGAAACCACAGCCTTAGATACCGCCACCGTGATTTGCAGTTCGAGTCCACATATGGTGGGGCAATTGCATCACTATTCTGTCAAGCAGGACTGTCATTTTAAATCTAGTCTATTTCAGTTTCTGGATCGTGAGCAATTGAGCGGAAGTTTTCCAAATTTTCGTTTGCAACGTTCTGACTCGGAACTCAGTTTTGATTTAAATATTCAGACCACTCAGCTAATTTCTCATTTTACCCAAATGCGTTTTTCCTTGGCAGATCACTGGTCTTTGCTGTGTCATTGTCAGGGAACAGTGAGCTATAAAGCGCAGCAATATACGATCGATGGTCTGGGAAGCTTTGAATACGCGCGGAGTTTTAACTTTCCCTATCTGCCTTTGGCTTTCCTGACTTATCAAATTATTAATCTCAGTGAAAATCGGCAACTGTTGTTGGCGCAAATTCGGGATGGTTTTAATCGTATTGTTCAGTCGCGGATCTATCTGCGTGATTTAAAAAACATGCGGACCCAAATGTTCGATCGCAAAGTTTATTTTAAAGTTCATCGTGTTTATCCGCGTGTCACGACACCCAATCGGCAAAGTATGTATTTGCCGCGCGAATTTGAATGGTGTTATAAAAACGCAGACGGTACTTGTATCTGGGTACAAGGTCAAAGTCGTGGAGATTTTAAATTTGGTCTGGCAGCGGGCTATGTAGGAAGTTTTAGTTATCAAGTAAAAATAAATGAAGAAACCGAAAATGGGGAAGGAGGCTATTGTGAATACATAGATTGCCGGCCTTTACGCTTTCAGGAAGAGAATAAAACAGAAAAAAGATTAAGTCATTTATCTAATTCAGTCCCTTTAATGCTCAAGAAATGA